GTTCGAGATCCCGGTGCCGGTGCGCGCGCTGTATGGCTTCGGCGTGATCACCGACGCTGCCGCGAAGATCGACCACGGGCTGCCGCCGGCCCAGCCCGTGCCGAAGGCGGTAACCCCGGCGTACGGCGCGTATGTCGCGAACATGTGCATGGGTTGCCACGGCGCCGGGTTGTCGGGCGGCAGGATCCCCGGCGGGCCGCCCGATTGGCCGCCGGCGGCGAACCTGACGCCGGGCGCCGGCAGCGTGATGGGGCGTTACGCGAGCGCCGAGGCCTTCGTCGCGATGCTGCGCAGCGGCAAGCGCCCCGACGGCACGAGCATTCCGGTGATGCCGTTCGGGTCGCTCGCGGTGCTCGACGACACCGATGCACGCGCGGTGTACGCGTATCTGCAAACGGTCCCGGCGCGACCCGCCGGGCAACGCTGACAGCGCTGCCGCAAGCTTGCACCGCGGATTCGCCCGCCGGCGATCGTCGGCGCCTGTTTCGCGATGCTATGAGGTCGATGGGGCCGAAGCAGCGCGGGTGCCGGGCTCGGTGGCGTTGCGGCGCCAGGCGGCAGGCGGCGTGTCGAAGTTGCGCTTGAAAGCACGTTGAAACGCCGCGGGAGACTCGTAGCCGACTTCCTCGGCGATCGCCGCCAGGCTCTTGTGACTGTCGGTGAGCAGGCGCGCGGCGAGGTACATGCGCAGGCGCGTCAGATAGTGCATAGGGGTTTCGTCCAGCACTTCGGTGAAGCGAGCCGCGACGGCGGAACGCGAACTGGCGGCCGTCGCGGCGAGCTCGTCCAGCGTCCAGTGCCGGTGCGGCTGGGCGTGCATCGCCTGCATCGCGCGGCCGATCACCGGGTCGCGCACGCCGGCCAGCCACCCCGACGCGTCGACCGGCAACTCCCGCATGTAGATCCGCAGTGCGCCGAGGAACAGCAGCTCCGCCAGGCGACCGCGCAGACTGTCTGCCCCGGGGCTGTCGTCGAGTGCATTCGCCACCGCGTACGGAACCAGCGTCTGCATGCGGTCGCCCAGATCGACCTGGAACACCGGCGGCAGCGAGCCGCACAGGGGCTCGAACGCACGCCGGTCACAGCCCAGGAAGCCGCACAGCACCTTGCAGGTAGCGCCCGGACCGGTCTCGAACTGCAGGTGCCGCGCCGCCAGCAAGGGGCGGCCGTCCAGCATGGCCTCGAACGGCAAGGTAGGACGCCCGGGCTGGTCGCCGAGTTCGTGGCGGCCGCCATGCGAGATGACGGCCACGTGTCCCGCATGGACCGCGAACCAGTCGCGCGAAGCATGCCGGATCCAGCACTCGCCTTCGAGCACGACGTGGAAGGCGATGACGTTGCTGGTGCCCGGCGGCAGCAACGGGGCAAATTTCTCGAGCAGCGGGTCGCCCGCCACGCCCCACGGGCCCTTGACGTCGAACTGGAAGATCAATGCGCCGGTCAGGCGCACCAACGTCAGCACGTCGGATAGCAGGTCGCGGCTCATTGCACGTCTTTCGTTTTGCCGAGGCGTTTCGAGCATAGATCCCGGACGATCAGGCATTGCTGGATGGACTGCCCCGATGGACACTGGGATCGAACGTCACCATCGCACAGGAGGTCCATCATGGCAGGCAAGACGGTAGCCGAACTGGTCCAGGATGCCAAGAGTCGCATCGACAATCTCACGCCCGATCAGGTGGAGAAGGAAATGGCAGCCGGCGGCATGACGCTGGTCGACGTTCGCGACCCGCCCGAGCTCGCCGGCGGTGCGATTGCGGGCGCGATCCACGCTTCCCGTGGCATGCTCGAGTTCTACGCGGACCCCGGCAGCCCCTATCACAAGCCCGAACTCGAGCCGGATGGTCGCGTGATTCTGTACTGCGCGTCGGGAGGCCGCTCGGCGCTGGCGGTCGCGTCGCTGCGCGAGCTGGGGTACGTCAACGTCGCGCATCTCGACGGCGGATTCAAGGGATGGCAGGCCGCCGGCAAACCCGTCAGCAAACCCTGACACGAGGAGAAGAAGATGACCCCATCCGAACGTTTCAACCGATCCGGCTTTGGCCGCTGGATCAACAGTCCCAGCGGACGCGCGTTTCGCTTGTGTGCCGGCGTCGCCTTCCTGGCCGTCGGCATCGGCTTCCGCGAATACCCGCTGGGCATCGCCGCGCTGGTCTGGAGCTTCTTTCCGCTCACCGCCGGTATCTTCAATGTCTGCTGGATCAGCCTGGTGCTGGGCGGACCCTTCAGCAGCGCAAGGATTCGACGGGTGCAACAAGGATCACCATGACGGAAGCCGATCGCCTCGGATACCTTCGGCTGGCGTTGCGCGTTTTCGGCCTGGTATTCATTTTCGGGGTGTATCCCCTCACCATTTTCTGGCCCTCCGGCTGGGCCTGGCATCACGGCCAGTCTGAGTACCTGCAAATGATCATCGGCATCTATGCGACGCTGGGGGTCTTTCTGCTGCTTGCATCTGGTCACCCCGAGCAGCACCTGGCCCTCGTTTCGTTCACCATCTGGTCCAGCATCGTGCACGGCGGCATCATGGCCGTCCAGTCGCTGGCCTATGCGCAGCACGCGCCGCACCTGTATGGCGATGTGCCCGCGCTGTTCGTGATTGCAGCCGTGCTCGGCTGGCTGTCGCCTCGCGCCCTGACGCTGAGGCTCGCCGCGCCTCAACCCGGTGGTCAAGCTGGCCGTCATCCCGCTGCGCGGGACACCGGCGGATTGCCTTTTGTGTCAGGCCCCACGCTCGGAGCAGAGGTCAATTCAGGAGAAAAGCAATGACCCAGTATTTGATTGAACGCGAGATCGCCGGTGCCGGCGGCATGTCTAAGCAGGCCCTTTGCGACGCTTCCAGGCATTCCAATGCAGTGCTCGCAGACATGAGCCCGGAGATTCAATGGATCCACAGCTATGTCGCGGGCGACAAGATCTATTGCGTCTACAACGCGTCGAACGAGCAGCTCATCCGGGAGCATGCCGAGAAATCCGGCTTCCCTGCCAACAGGATCACGCCCATTACTGCTGTCATTGATCCATCCACCGCAAACGCCTAGTGAAGCCTGGCTGCCGAGTGGCCGCGTGACCTTTCGGTCGCGCGCGGCCACGAGGCCGCTCAGCGCGCTTTGTCTTCGTCCGGGTCCGGCAGCGCTTCGTGCTTCTCCCACGGGTGGTGGAAGAAGCGCTCGCGCTGCGACTCTTCCTCGTGGATCATCTTTCGCGGCTTGACCAGGTCGCTGCGGCTGACGATACCGAGCAGTCGAAAGCTTTCGGCGGATTCGATGACCGGAAAACGTTCCAGGCCCGCGGCCGCCATGCGCGAGCCGGCCGTGCGGCAGGTCTCGGTCGGCAGCGCGAACGCCGGCGTTTGGTGCGCGAGCAGCGTCGCGACCGGTTGCGCCAACGTGTGCGGTTCGAGATCGAGGAAGGTATTGCGGTCGACCATCGCGAGCAGGCGGCCGTCGGCCTGCTGCACCGGATAGGCGCGCTGCGTCTGCGTGCTGCCAAAGAACTTGTCGAGCACGTCGGCGATCGGCATCTCGGCCGGGATCGCCGTGACGTTGCGCGTCATCACGTCGTCGACGAAGCTCTGCTCGAGCGGGTCGACGCTGTATTCGCGGTAGATGCGCCGGCCGCGTCGCGCGATCTTCTCGGTCAGGATCGAGTGCGGCATCACGATCACGGTGAACGCATACGACACGATGCAGCCAAGCAGCACCGGCAGGAACGCATTCGCATCGTGCGTCAACCCGAACGCGAAGATCATCGCCATCAGCGGCGCCCCCAGCGTGCCGGCCATGACCGCGGCCAGGCACACCAGGGCCCACAGCTGCACGTCGCCGCCCGGCAGCCAGCGGCCGATCACGACGCCCAGACCGGCGCCTATCGTCATCAGCGGCGCCAGCGTGCCGCCGGAGGTGTTCGATCCGAGCGCGACCGCCCAGATGATGGCTTTCACGATCACCAGCGTCGCGGCGGCGCCCAGCACCAGATCGTTCGCGAGCAGGTCGCCGATCACGTCGTAGCCGACGCCGAGTGCGCGCGGCTGGATGTAGCCGCCTACGCCGACGACCAGGCCGCCGATCGCGGGAAACCACATCCAGTGCAGCGGCAGCCGCTCGAACAGTTCCTCGATGTAATGGAACAGGTGGGTCACCACGGTCGAGAGCGCGCCGCAAGCCAGGCCCGCGATGATCGACGACACGATCGCGATCGGCGGGGGTTCCGAGGTCGACATCGGGAACAGCGGCCCGCCCTCGTACCACACCGGGCGCAGGAAGCCGGCCACCGCGCAGGCGATCGCGACCGGCAGCAGGCTGCGCGGCCGCAGTTCGAACAGCATCAGTTCGACCGCGAACAGCACCGCCGCCAGCGGCGTGCCGAACACCGCGGTCATGCCGGCGCAGGCGCCGGCCACCAGCAGCGCCTTGCGCTCGGCCGAGGTCAGGCTGAACGCCTGCGCCAGCAGCGAGGCGGCGGCGCCGCCGGTCACGATGA
This genomic interval from Burkholderiaceae bacterium contains the following:
- a CDS encoding Chloride channel protein; amino-acid sequence: MNSPQTESAATPEWRDFSGHDRFLMLSAFAIVIGILSSVGAYVLFQLIHFFTNLFFYQTVSFTAHSPANNRLGAWVIIVPAIGGLIAGLAARFGTDKIRGHGIPEALEAILYGKSRMSPKVAVLKPIVSGVVIGSGGPFGAEGPIIVTGGAAASLLAQAFSLTSAERKALLVAGACAGMTAVFGTPLAAVLFAVELMLFELRPRSLLPVAIACAVAGFLRPVWYEGGPLFPMSTSEPPPIAIVSSIIAGLACGALSTVVTHLFHYIEELFERLPLHWMWFPAIGGLVVGVGGYIQPRALGVGYDVIGDLLANDLVLGAAATLVIVKAIIWAVALGSNTSGGTLAPLMTIGAGLGVVIGRWLPGGDVQLWALVCLAAVMAGTLGAPLMAMIFAFGLTHDANAFLPVLLGCIVSYAFTVIVMPHSILTEKIARRGRRIYREYSVDPLEQSFVDDVMTRNVTAIPAEMPIADVLDKFFGSTQTQRAYPVQQADGRLLAMVDRNTFLDLEPHTLAQPVATLLAHQTPAFALPTETCRTAGSRMAAAGLERFPVIESAESFRLLGIVSRSDLVKPRKMIHEEESQRERFFHHPWEKHEALPDPDEDKAR